Part of the Silvimonas iriomotensis genome, TGGCCGACCCCAACGACCCGGCCACCTTGCCGCCGCAAAGCTACGACACCATTGGCGACCTCTTGTCCCGCAAGGGCGTGAGCTGGGCATGGTACGCCGGCGGCTGGCAAGCCGCGCTGGATGGCAAAGGCGGCCCGGATCAGCCCAACTTCCAGTTCCACCATCAGCCGCTCAACTACTTCAAGCAATTCGGCCCCGGCACCGCCGCGCGCGCAGAACACCTGCGTGACGGCGGCATGGGCGACAGCCCGATGTCCAACCGCTTCCTGGCCGACGCCGTCGCCGGCAAGCTGCCGGCCGTGACCTTCTACAAGCCGCAAGGCAACCTGAACATGCACGCCGGGTATTCCGACGTGGAATCCGGCGATCGTCACGTGGCCAACATCCTCATGCACCTGATGAGTTCGCCGCAGTGGAAAAACATGGTGGTCGTCATCACCCACGATGAAAACGGCGGCTGGTGGGACCACGTCGCCCCGCCCCAGGGCGACCGCTGGGGGCCAGGTTCGCGGATTCCCGCGCTGGTGGTGTCCCCGTTTGCCAAGCGTGGGCATGTGGATCACACCTTCTATGACACCACCTCCATCCTGCGCTTTATCAGCCGGGTGCATGGTTTGCCCAGGCTCGAAGGGATTGCCGAACGGGATGCGGCGTTCAAGGCCCGTGGCGCGCAACCACCGGGAGATTTGACCGGGGCGCTGCAGGTGTAACGCGCCCCATGCCAGACATTAAAAAAGCGCAGCCAAGGCTGCGCTTTTTTTTTAATTGGTCAGACCGTCGCAACGATCAGACTTCCACCCCACGGCTGTGCAGGTAATCTTCATACCCGCCCACGTAGTAGGTGTAAGTACCGTCGCCATTCAACTCCAGAATCTGCGTCGCCAGCGACGTCACAAACTGACGGTCATGCGACACAAACACCAGCGTGCCCTTGTACAGTTCCAGCGCCAGGTTCAAGGACTCGATCGACTCCATATCCATATGGTTGGTCGGCTCATCCATCACCAGCACGTTCGGGTTTTCCAGGATCAGCTTGCCGTACAGCATGCGGCCCTTTTCACCACCAGACAGCACCTTGACCGACTTGTGCACGTCGTCGCCACTGAACAAGAGCTTGCCCAGCACGCCACGCACCACCTGGTCATCGGTACCCGGCTGGGTCCACTGTTTAAGCCAGTCAAACAGGGTGATGTCTTCGGCAAAGTCAGCTTCGTGATCCTGGGCGAAGTAACCCAGCTGGGCTTTTTCGGCCCATTTCACGGTACCGGCATCCGGGCCCAGCTCGCTCACCAGCAGCTTCATCAGGGTGGATTTACCCACGCCGTTACCCCCGATCACGGCCAGCTTGGCGCCGGCTTCCATGATCATGGACAAGCTCTGGATCAGCGGCTTGTCAAACGACTTGGACAGGTTGTTCGCTTCAAAAGCCTGACGATGCAGCTTTTGCTTGTCTTCCATTTCAAAGCGGATATACGGGTTCTGCCGCGACGACGGCTTCACCTCAACCATGTTGTCCTTGATCTTGTCGGCCAGCTTCAAACGGCTGGTGGCCTGACGGCTCTTGGACTTGTTGGCGGCAAAACGCTGGGCAAAGGCCTGCAGTTCAGCCACACGTTCCTTGGCTTTGGCATTGTCGGTCAACAGGCGGGCGCGCGCTTGCGTGGCGGCCAGCATGTAATCGTCATAGTTGCCCGGATAAATACGGATCTCGCCGTAGTCCACGTCGGCCACGTGGGTACACACCTGGTTCAAGAAGTGGCGATCGTGCGAGATGATGATCATGGTGGATTCACGCTCGTTGAGCGCTTCTTCCAGCCAGCGGATCGTGTTGATATCCAGGTTGTTGGTCGGTTCGTCCAGCAGCAGCACGTCCGGATTGCTGAACAGCGCCTGCGCCAGCAGCACCCGCAGCTTCCAGCCCGGGGCAACTTCGCTCATCGGGCCGTTGTGCTGTTCGGTGGGGATACCCGCACCCAGCAGCAAGGCGCCGGCACGCGCTTCGGCGGTATAACCGTCGAACTCGGACACCACGCCTTCCAGCTCGGCGGCGCGCATATAGTCGTCTTCCGAAGCTTCAAGGTTGGCGTAGATGGCATCCCGTTCCTGGATGGCCGCCCACAGTTCGATATGACCTTGCATGACGACATCCAGCACGCGCTGGTCTTCGTAGGCAAACTGGTCCTGGCGCAACTTACCCAGGCGCACGCCCGGATCAAGGCTGACGTTGCCGCCGGTGGGCTCCAGATCGCCACCCAGAATCTTCATGAAGGTGGATTTACCGCAGCCATTGGCGCCGATCAAACCGTAACGGTTGCCGTCGCCAAATTTAACACTCACTTTCTCGAACAGCGGCTTGGCGCCAAACTGCATCGTGATGTTGGAAGTACTGATCATGTGTCGCGTTTTCCTCGTCGTCTGCTCCGGCGCGCCAGATCAGAAAGCGATTAATATTCAATATTTTGCCAAACCCGGCATTTTAGCATAACCGGATGGAACTCATGCGTTACGCCCAGCGCCTCTCACAAATCGAGCCCTTTCATGTCATGCGCATTCTTGAGGCAGCCCAGCAAATGCAGGCTGCAGGCCGCGATGTCATTCACCTGGAAGTTGGCGAACCGGATTTCCCGACACCGCAGCCCATCGTTGATGCCGGCCTGAGGGCACTGGCCGACGGCAAAACCTTTTACACCGGCGCGTGTGGCATTCCGCAATTACGTGAGGCCATCGCCCGGTTTTATCAAACCCGTTTCGGGGTCGGCGTCGATCCGGGCCGGATCATCGTCACGCCCGGCGCGTCAGGCGCACTGCAACTGATTCTGGCATTGCTGGTCGATCAAGATAGTGAAGTGCTGCTGACCGACCCGGGCTACCCGTGCAATCGCCACCTGGTCAGCTTGCTGGGCGGCCAACCGGTGAACGTGCCTGTGGGCGCCGATACGCGGTTTCAGTTGCTGGCCCCGCATATTGAACAGCACTGGCATGACAACACCGTGGCCGCGCTGGTCGCCAGCCCGGCCAACCCGACCGGCACCGTGCTGGAGCCCCACGAAATCAAAGCCCTGGCCCAGGCTTGCAATGCGCGCGGCGGGGCCCTGATTGTGGATGAGATTTACCAGGGTCTGGTGTACGGCCGCCCGCATGAGACCGCGCTGACGCTGGATGAAGACCTGTTTGTGGTGAACAGTTTTTCCAAGTATTTCCAGATGACTGGCTGGCGGCTGGGCTGGCTGGTCAGCCCGCCGCAGCATGTAGTAGCGCTGGAAAAACTGGCGCAGAACCTGTTCCTGGCGCCGCCCACCTCGGCCCAATGGGCTGCGCTGGCCGCCTTTGCCCCAGAGACGCTGGCGATGATCGAGGCCCGCCGGCAAGAACTGGATGCCCGCCGCCAGTATTTGCAAAGCGCGCTGGAACAACTGGGTTTTGGCATTCCCGCAACACCCCAGGGCGCCTTTTATCTGTGGGCAGATGCCAGCCACCTGGGCCGGCCCGCAGCGCATTTCTGTGAAGATCTGCTGGCCGCTCAGGCCGTGGCTGTCACGCCGGGTGATGACTTCGGTTCCCAGGCCAATTTCTTACGTTTTGCATACACACAGCCAACCAACATACTCGAACAGGCCTGCAATCGAATTCATAACTACTTGATATCGGGTTGATTGTCGTAAGTTTTTCACTTAATCTTAGAGAAATCACAAGGAAACCCGCACCGGTTTATTCCTACAAAAACACGGCTCGCTGACATTGGCTCAGATGCAGCGGCGACCAGGATTCGATAGGCCAAGCAATGTTCGATTTCAAAGGATTGGTAAGCGCCCTGTTCATCAATCGCGCTGCCGAAGGGGTTCACGACTACAAGTCGGCCACGCTGATGATGGCCGAGTTGCCAGAGAGCGATATCCTCCAGGCGCAGATCGAGATTGTCAAAGCGCTGCGACAACTCAACACCAACCCGGATGTCTCGTTCAAGGAACGCAGCCGGGCGGTGCCTTATCTGGATGAAAAAGCACGCGTGCTGCAACGGCACCTTGTGAATATTTGCGAAGGCAGCATTCTGGACGACAAGGCCAGCCCGCAGCAGGTGCTGCCCACCATGCTGGCCTTCTGGCGCGAAATGGGCGACGCCTACCGCATCTGTATCAAGCAGGCGCTGCAAAGCAACGCGCGCGGGCTGGAAAAAACGCTGCACCAGTTCACCCTGCGCGCCATTACCTATTACGGTGCCCACGCCAAATGGTGCTGGCTGCGTTACCTGGACGTTGAAACCAACGCCTGGCGCAATCTGCACAAGCTGTACCTGTACGCCGAAGAAGGCGGTTATACCGACGCCCCGCTGGCGGCATGGGACGGCAGCCCCATGACCGATGTACGCGGCGAGTACCTGCAAACGCTGATGCTGTCGCTGGCCACGCCAGACAAACTGCAACCGCGCCAGATCGAAACCGTCGCGCACTGGCTGGCCCGCTGGAGCGGCCTTGTGCAGATCGAAAAACACATCCGTCCGCATCACCAGTTGTTTGCCGTCAACCTGGCCGGCTCCACCCCGCCCAAACGCCTGCGCCGCGATATGGTGGGCGACAACTGGCGCTACTGGGGCACTGAAGCGCTGGTGCGCCATATGGAAGAAGTGCGCGACGAACTCAAGCGCGGCGCCAACCCGCTGGCGCTAAGCCTGCCCGCCGACGCCGGCACACCTGGCAACGTGGCCCTGCTGCAGCAAATGATCAATCTGTGGTCGCAAGACGTACCGCAACCGATTCGCAAACAAGAACGCCGCGTCGCCGAGAAAAAGATCAGCGTCGTGCGCGGGCTGGACCATATCGCCGCTTTCTTGCGCGGCCAGCGCCCGGAAGACGGCTTGCCGCTGGCACGCTGGTCTGTGGAAAACGAAAGCGACGGCGGCATGGCGCTGGTCTATCGCGCGGTGGATGACGACAAGCTGCAAGTCGGCGAAGTGCTGTGCATGGCCGGCTTCGGCAACAAGCCCTTTACCATCGGCGTGGTGCGGCGCCTGAACAAAACCCGCGACGGCCAGGTCCACGTGGGCGTGGAAGCGCTGACGCAAACCCCGGTCGCCGTCGAACTCACGCCCCTGCCCGGCCAGCGCAACATCACCGCCATTTACGCGCCAGACAGCCTGAACCCCAATCACGGCCGCTTCATCATCGTGCCCGAAGCGTACTTTGCCGAAGAGCGCGAGTTCCAGCTGGCCGCTCAGGGCAAAGCCTGGCGCATCAAACTCACCCCGGCCATCGAACTGAGCAGCAGCGCCGTGCTGACGCGCTTTAACGTCCTGGAAAAAGTGGCGGTCTGACACAAAGTACCGCGCCCCCTACCCCCCGGGCGCGATACCCGCTAGAATACGCCCCTCACACCGGAGGTCTGGGTGAGTGGTTTAAACCAGCAGTCTTGAAAACTGCCGAGGATGTGAGTCCTCCGTGAGTTCGAATCTCACGGCCTCCGCCAGGTCAGGAAGATCAAAAAGCCCCGATGCACATGCATCGGGGCTTTTTGTTTTCTGTGCCTTGGCCCTCGCTGTCGTTGTCAGCAAAGCGACGCCCCCATCGGGAAAGCGTGGCCGTACCAGGCCAGTGGAACCGCCACGCGCAAGTGCCAGATTCGCCCTGCCCACCTCAACCCGAATCCTCTCCTGGCCTGCCAGGCAAACGGCGACGGCATGAAGGCCGGTGCGGGCGGTTGAACGGTCTGGTTCGGCCTGTCAGCAACCAGCTGACGCCCTCAAAGGCGTACACACCAGTTATCCAATCACCATCAAACAACTGTTTACATGGGAATTTCCAGAAAACAGCGTCAAACATCTGGCAGTGAACAGCATATTCTAACTCAATAAATTTACATCAGACGCACGGATACATTAATTTACAAGTAAGAGTTATATAATTTCCCGATATAAAAAATGGCAAGATCCAGCGGCATCTGGAATCTGGCCGTATGCGTCCGGTGCTTGCAAGAAGACCGGGTTTGGTTTTTAGGGAAATCGAGGAAATATCATGTTACACACGCGCATAGCGATCGCGGCTGCCACCGCGCTCACGTTATCAACCGTCGCCCATGCAACAGTGACGACACTTCCAGACTCTGCCCTCACCCCTTCCACGTCTTACTACACGAACAATCTGGGGACCGACACACTGGCCCCCAATGATGATGAATCCACCGGCCAGATCAATCTTGGCTTCAATTTCACACTGTACGGCGCCACCTACGACAGCCTGTACATCAACAACAACGGGAATGTGACGTTCCTCAGCCCATTGTCGCAGTTCACGCCAAGTGGACCGACGGGTGTTTCAGTACCGGTTATTTCGCCCTATTTTGCCGACGTGGATACCAATGGCACGGGCAGCGTGCATTACCGGCTTGAGAGCGACGCCCTGTATGTGACCTGGGATCAGGTGGGCTACTTTGGCGCACACACCGACAAGGTCGATAGCTTCCAGCTGGTCTTGCGTGCCAATGGCTCCACCGTCCCGACGGGTGAAGGGCAGATCGGGTTCTTCTACAAGGACATGGGCTGGACCACCGGTGACGCCAGCGGGGGTTCTGGCGGCTTTGGCGGCAGCCCGGCGGCAGTCGGCTTTGGTGATGGCGGCGGCAATGCCCAGGTGCTGGCGTCCTCTCAGGCTGACGATATCAACCAGGTTGTTGCCAACAGCCATATCTGGTTTAACGTCGGTAATGGCGGTGTCGTCGTTGTCCCCCCAACCTCACCCGTGCCGGAGCCTGAAACCTGGGCGCTGATGGGCATGGGCATGGTGGGTCTGATTGGTGCGGCGGCCCGCAAGCGCCGCAGTGGCAAACCCGCCATGCCGGATCAACTGGCGGCAGCCTGAGTCAGGGGCTGATGTTTTATCAAACAACAATGCCGCCCTTGGGCGGCATTGTTCATCCGGGCGGGCGCCGTGGCGGTGCTGCTCAGGATTGCGCGGGTTGCGTGGCTTTTTTGGGCGTGAACTTCAGCTCGCTGACCAGCACCCCGGCCACGATCAAGGCGCCACCAAAAATGGCCAGTGCCGGCAGGCGGTCACCGGCAATGCGCCCGACCACACCGCCCCATACCGGCTCACCAGTATAGATGACGGTTGCGCGCGTGGGCGAGACGGTTTTCTGGGCCCAGTTCATGGTCAACTGGATCACCATGCTCATCAAGCCCATGATCAACACGGGTAGTGCCCAGTACCAGGAAAACGCGGGGATGGCCTCGCCGGCCACCGGCATCATCACAAGGCTCAGCAGGCCCGCGACCAGCAATTGCACGACCGTGACCCGGCGGCTGTCCACGCGCCCGGCAAAGCGGCCGATCAACAGGATTTCCCCGGCGACGGCCACGGCACACAGCAAGGTGGCGATTTCCCCGGGGCCCAGGCTCAGTGAACCTGCCTGCGGGCCCGATAAACAGATCAGCCCGGCAAAGGCCAGGGTGATGCCGATCCAGCTCATCAGATGCGGCGGCCGGCCCATGACCAGCCATTGCACCAGCGGCACCATGGGCACATACAGCGCCGTGATAAACGCGGACTGGCTGCCGGTAATGGTTTGCAAGCCATAGGTTTGCAGGCCATAACCCAGGAAGATGGAGATCCCGATCAGCAAGCCGGCCCAGAGCTCCTGCCGGGTGATGCCACGCATATGCCCGCGGCACAGCGCCAGGCTTAGTACGCCGGCCCAGCTGAAACGCAGGCCGACAAAAAACAGCGGCCCGGCGTGCTGCATGGCCAGATGAACCACAAAGAAAGTGCCCCCCCAGAACACGGTGACCAGGATCAGCGCCAGTTCCTGGCGGCTGGGCAAAAGACTGAACGATTTCATGAGAAGAATACGGCTGACGGTTGGCCCGACCACGCTGGACGATACGGGCTTTGTTTGATTTATGGCAATGCGCGTTAACCGTAACACGCGCCAGCCACAAAAACAAAAAAGGGAGACTATGCTCCCCTTGCCAGATGGCTGGCCGTGTTGATCAGAAATTGACCGCGGCGTTCAGGCTGATGGTGCGCGGATCGCCCGCCTTGACGTAGTTGGCGTACTGGAATTCCCAGTATTCGCGGTTGGTCAGGTTGTTGAGCGCAGCACGGAAGGTGTAGTCGTACGCCCCGGCATGCAGGTTGTACACCGCGCCCAGATTGAACACGGTATAACCGCCGGCGTTCAGGCTGCCCGTCGGGGTGATCATGGTATCGCCCGTATATTTGCCATCCAGACCAAGCTTCAGGCCCGGTACGGCAGGCAGTTTGTACTCGATCTGGCCTGCGGCGACCAGCTCCGGCGCGCCGGCAACGCGGTTGCCGCGGTTGCTGCTGCCTTCGCCATACCAGGTTTTCAGGCCCATCAGGCTGCCGCCCACTTGCCATTGCGAGGCCGGCCGCCAGGTGGCCACCAGTTCTGCGCCTTGATACACCGACATGCCATCCTGCACGTAGACGTTATCGGCATTGCCGTACTCGGCGCCACGTTCGATGCGGAACAGCGCAGCGGTGGTGCTGAACACGGTGGAGTCATGCTTCAGGCCCAGCTCATACTGCTTGCTGCGCAGCGGCTTGAGCATCTCGCCGGCGTTGGCGTAGGTGCTGGCCACGGTCGAGCCTTGCTCCAGCGATTCCACATAGCTGGCGTAGGCGGTGGTGGCCGGGCTGAACTTGTACATCAGCGCGACGGTCGGGGTAGCGACACCGTTCTTGTCATAGCTGCCGGTGCTGGCGCCGGTCACGCCAAAGGCGTTCTGCTGATAGTTGGTGTAGCGCAGGCCCGCCAGCAGCGACCAGTGCTCACCAAAGCCCAGGGTGTCGCTGGCAAACAGGGCTTTCTGGGTGATATCGCTGTCGTGATAGGTTTGCAGGCCGGCAATATCGCCCATGCTGTTGGTGCTGGCGGAGTAGATATTGCCCGTGCCCAGCAAACCGTAGAACGAGTTGGCACCGTAGTAATTGGCTTGCTGCTGCCAGGAGGCGCCAGCAGTGATCAGGTGGCTGACTGCGCCAGTCTGCACTTTGCCTTCGGCCATGGCATCCCAATAAGCGAAACGGTTACCTTCCTTGCCGATCCAGCGGTAGTCGCTGTAATTGCCAGAGTTATCAGCCAGGTACAGCGTGCTTTCATTGCGGTCACGCGTCGATTCGCTGTAGCTGTAGCGGGTAGACAAGCGCCAGTCCGGGGTCAGCTGGTATTGCAGGCCGGCGGTATACAGCTGCAGGCCGGTATAAAGGTGCTGACCATCGCTGTTCAGGTTGCTGGTATCGCCTGCCACGGTGCCGGGCATGCCCTTGCCGGTGTAGCTGGCAAAGCTGAGCGAGGCCGGCATGTTGTCCGAGCGGCGTTGCTGATAGAGCATGTTGAAATAGGTCGAGAGGCGATCGTTGATCTGCGCGTCCAGCGCCAGCGAGACCGAGTTGCGGTTGGTCTGGCCGCCATTGATGGTATCGCCGCCTTCGTGGGTGTAATTGATGCGCGCGCCAAACATGTTGCCCGGGCCGAAACGCTGGCCAAAGTCGGCATGTTCAGACAGCACGCTGTCTTCGGTGTAGCCGATATCAATGCTGCGGACCGGGGCGCCTTCGGCTTTTTTGGTCACGTAGTTCACCACGCCACCGGGCGCGCCAAAGCCATACATGAAGCCGGACAAGCCCTTGAGCAGCTCAACCCGTTCAAATTGCTCGTACGGCGGGTTCACGCCGTAGCCAATAAACGGCAGGCCATCGATCTTGTAGCCGTTCTGCCAATCCAGTTGCAGGCCGCGCACGGTCAGATAGCTGGCCCAGGCGTTGCTGGCATCGCTGTTGTCAGAGACCGAGGCATCCGCGGCAAAGACATCGCCCAGCTTGCGCACCTGGCGATCAGCCAGATCCTGCCCGCTCACCACGGTTTGCGAGAACGGCGTGTCGATGACCTTGCGCGAACCCAGCGCGCCACCGGTTGAAGGCGTCGCCAGTTCGCTTTGCTGGGCGGCGGTCACGGTGACATCCGGCAATGCGGCGGTGTCGTCGGCAAAGGCCGGTGCGGCAAAGCCCAGCAAGACGGCGGTGGAGAACGGACAAAGCAAGGTAGCGCAGGGGGTCTTGGCCCAGCGATGGCGGGTTTTCATGATGAGGTCTATGTAGGAGCGGTTAACAAACGCTCAACATGGTAATGCGAATTATTATCAATATCAATTATTTAATATATCAGACGGAACTTTATTTGTACTGGATCAGATACATAAGGCATAAGTACGACAAAAAGGCCGGGCGGCGTATTGCCGAACCGGCCTGCAGGCGGGAGGGAAATTGCGCGACACCGCGCAGCGCTAATCGTGGTTGCGATCCAGCCGGGCGTGTTCCGCCTCGTTGTACAGCACCACCTGATTGCGGCCGTTGCGCTTGGCCTGATAGAGCGCCAGATCGGCGTTTTCCATCAGTTGCTGCGTGGTCAGGCCCGGCGTGAGCGTAGAGACACCCGCGCTGAACGTGGCCTGGAACGTGCTGTCATTGCCGTTTTGCGGAAAGGCGCGGAACTGTTGCCGCACCGCATCGATATAGCGTGAAGCCAGCACCGGCGCGATGCCGGGCAAGGCAATGCCGAACTCCTCGCCACCGTAGCGCCCGATCAACGCCTGGCCGGGGGCGGTGTGCCGCAGAATGCGCGCCAGGCTCTGGATCACATAATCGCCCGTCAGATGCCCGTATTCGTCGTTGACCGATTTGAAGTGGTCAATGTCGATCATGGCAAACGTCAGGTGATCGCCATTGCGCGCACAGGACTGGATGGCCTGGTCCAGTTGTTCCACCAGCGTGGTGTGATTCAACAGCAGCGTGAGGCTGTCGCGGGTCATCCACTGGCGCAGGCGGCGATACCGCTCGCAGGTAATGGTGACGGCGGCGACCAGTTCTTCTGGCGGCGTGTCTTTAACGAGGAAATCATCACCGCCCATGCTGCGCGCCAGCAGCTGCTTGTTGCGGCTGACTTCGGTCGAGAAAAAGATGATGGGAATACCATCAAACCGGGATTGCTGGCGGATGATGTGCGCCATTTCGTTCCCGGAGCACTCTGGCATGTAGACATCCAGAATGACGATCTCTGGCCGGTGCCGCTCCATCATCAGCAATACATCCAGCGGGCTGCGCGTCTTGAACACTTCCATGCCCGCGCCGCGCAGGACTTTATCCAGCCAGTGCAGCATGGCTTCAGAGTCATCGACCGCCAATACCCGGAACGGCTCTGGCCGGCGCTGATCCAGCAGTTCATCCAGTCGCACCACCAGCTTTTGCAGCGGCAATGGCCGGGCCACGAAATCGGTAATCCCGAGGCGTAACAGGGCAATCTGGCGAGAGACGGGCTCGCCCGCAGAGGATAAAAACAGCGGGCCTTTGCTCAGACGCTTGATCAGCGGGACGTGGAATTCCAGATCCAGCCCTTCGGTCTGGGCGTCCAGGATCACCGCAAACGGCGGTTTGCCGTGCATGGCCGCCAGCAACGCGGTGGCGTGATCAAACACGGTGGTTTCAAAACCGAACACCGCCAGTTGTTTGGCGACCGGGGCCAGATCGGACTCCCGTCCGGTCAAGAGGTAAACCGCGGTCGAAGTGGATGTTTCTGTATGCAAGCCTGGGCTCCGCAACGCCGGCAGATCATGTCACCGGCATGGCTGTATTGAAATATGAACTTAGCACAGGCAATGGGAGTGCCTGTGGTATATCAGGACAGGCGTCGTATTAAAACATCGTGACAGGCAGGTGACCAGCCCCACCCTGCCCCAGCCCGCCGCTTGCCCTGCCGTGGGCGCCGGTTATCCAGCCCGGCATGGCAGTTTTCTGCAAAGCAGCTACGTTGATTTGCTGCGTTCAACCTTGTCTGACGGCTTTTTGTCGGCACAGACGCGTCTCAGTGACTAACCTCAAGCCTGTACCCCCAGTTACCGGAAGGAAGACCAATGACTTTGCGAGTTTGCCGCCGCACCCTGTTGGGCGTGGTTCTGACACTGTGCGTGTCCGCCACCGGCGCAAAGGCCGACACCGCCGTGCGCGTGGGTTCCAAGATCGATACCGAAGGCGCTTTGCTGGGCAATCTCATCTTGCAGGTCTTGCAGGCCAAAGGCATCAAGACCGAAAACAAGATCCAGCTGGGCACCACCAAAGTAGTGCGGGGCGCCATCAGCGCGGGCGAGATCGATATCTACCCGGAGTACACCGGCAACGGCGCCTTCTTTTTTGCTGATGAAAAAGACCCGGCCTGGCGCGATGCCAAAGCCGGCTACGACAAAGTCAGAACGCTGGATATGCAAAAGAACAAGCTGGTCTGGCTGACGCCCGCACCCGCCAATAACACCTGGGCCATCGCCATCCGCAAAGACGTCGCCACCAGCAACAAGCTCAAATCGCTGGCGGATCTTGGCAAGTGGATCAACGCGGGCGGCCAGTTCAAGCTGGCGGCCTCGGCCGAATTCATAGAGCGCCCGGACGCCCTGCCCGCATTTGAAATGGCCTATGGCTTCAAGCTCAAGCAAGAACAGTTGCTCACGCTCGCGGGCGGCGATACCACGGTCACCATCAAGGCCGCGGCAGAGCAGACTTCTGGCGTGAATGCCGCCATGGCCTACGGTACTGACGGGCCCGTTGCCGCGCTGGGCCTGGTCACGCTGGACGATCCCAAAGGCATCCAGCCGATCTACGCGCCGGCCCCGGTCGTGCGGGCAGATGTCCTGACCCGATACCCGGCCATCAAGGATGCGCTGGCGCCCGTATTCCAGAGTCTGGACAGCCGCACGCTGCAGACGCTGAACGCCAGGATCGCCATTGAAGGGCAGGATGCCAAAAAAGTCGCCGCTGACTACCTCAAACAAAAAGGCTTTGTGAAGTAAGTGCAGGTCAGACTGGCAGGCGCAATCAAAAACCGGGTATTGCTGGTGCTGTGGCTGGCAGGGGTGCTGGCCGCATGGCTGCTGCCGCTGCTGACGCACGCCCCCAACCGGCTGGTGACGGGCAAAGGTATTGCGTTTGCGGCCGTGCCGGGTGGATGCGTCATGTTGATCCCGGCGCTGGTGCTGGCCGTGGCCCCGTTCTGCCAGAAAAGCGCATGGCGCGACGGTGCGGTGCTGCTGGCCTGCGCCGTGTGGTTGTGCGGCTTGCTGGCGCTGGGCGGACACGAGGCGCAACGGCTGGCCATGACGGACTCTGACTATAGCCGTACTTCATTCGGCGGCGGTGGCTGGGTATTGTGGGCGCTGGGCTGGCTGGCGGCAGCAGACGCACTGGGGCAACTCAGGCTGAGCCCGCGCAACACCGTGCTGGCCGCTCTGGCGGTACTCGCGCCCTGTATCGGTTTGTTGTTCTCCGGCCAGTTATCAGAACTGGCCGTGCTCAAGGAATACGCCAATCACCAGGATGTATTTGATGCGGCGCTCAGCCGGCATCTGGAGATCGTCGCCGCCACGCTGGTGCCCACCTTGTTGATCGGTATTCCGCTGGGCGTACTGGTGTTCCGGCGCAACTGGCTGCGCGGGCCGGTGTTTTCCGTGCTCAATCTGATCCAGACCATCCCTTCGATCGCATTGTTCGGCTTGCTGATCGCCCCGCTGGCGGCGCTGGCGGCGCATGTTCCCGTGCTGGCGCGGCTGGGCGTCAGCGGTATCGGTGTCACGCCCGCCGTCATCGCCCTGACTTTGTATTCGCTGCTTCCCATGGCGCGCAGTACGGCCGCCGGGCTGGAGCAAGTGCCAGGCCCGGTAGTCGAGGCCGCACGCGGCATGGGCATGTCGCGCCGGCAGGTGTTCTGGCACGTGGAAGTCCCGCTGGCGTTGCCCGTGCTGTTATCGG contains:
- a CDS encoding pyridoxal phosphate-dependent aminotransferase; the protein is MRYAQRLSQIEPFHVMRILEAAQQMQAAGRDVIHLEVGEPDFPTPQPIVDAGLRALADGKTFYTGACGIPQLREAIARFYQTRFGVGVDPGRIIVTPGASGALQLILALLVDQDSEVLLTDPGYPCNRHLVSLLGGQPVNVPVGADTRFQLLAPHIEQHWHDNTVAALVASPANPTGTVLEPHEIKALAQACNARGGALIVDEIYQGLVYGRPHETALTLDEDLFVVNSFSKYFQMTGWRLGWLVSPPQHVVALEKLAQNLFLAPPTSAQWAALAAFAPETLAMIEARRQELDARRQYLQSALEQLGFGIPATPQGAFYLWADASHLGRPAAHFCEDLLAAQAVAVTPGDDFGSQANFLRFAYTQPTNILEQACNRIHNYLISG
- a CDS encoding nidogen-like domain-containing protein, whose protein sequence is MLHTRIAIAAATALTLSTVAHATVTTLPDSALTPSTSYYTNNLGTDTLAPNDDESTGQINLGFNFTLYGATYDSLYINNNGNVTFLSPLSQFTPSGPTGVSVPVISPYFADVDTNGTGSVHYRLESDALYVTWDQVGYFGAHTDKVDSFQLVLRANGSTVPTGEGQIGFFYKDMGWTTGDASGGSGGFGGSPAAVGFGDGGGNAQVLASSQADDINQVVANSHIWFNVGNGGVVVVPPTSPVPEPETWALMGMGMVGLIGAAARKRRSGKPAMPDQLAAA
- a CDS encoding DMT family transporter, which encodes MKSFSLLPSRQELALILVTVFWGGTFFVVHLAMQHAGPLFFVGLRFSWAGVLSLALCRGHMRGITRQELWAGLLIGISIFLGYGLQTYGLQTITGSQSAFITALYVPMVPLVQWLVMGRPPHLMSWIGITLAFAGLICLSGPQAGSLSLGPGEIATLLCAVAVAGEILLIGRFAGRVDSRRVTVVQLLVAGLLSLVMMPVAGEAIPAFSWYWALPVLIMGLMSMVIQLTMNWAQKTVSPTRATVIYTGEPVWGGVVGRIAGDRLPALAIFGGALIVAGVLVSELKFTPKKATQPAQS
- a CDS encoding ABC-F family ATPase; amino-acid sequence: MISTSNITMQFGAKPLFEKVSVKFGDGNRYGLIGANGCGKSTFMKILGGDLEPTGGNVSLDPGVRLGKLRQDQFAYEDQRVLDVVMQGHIELWAAIQERDAIYANLEASEDDYMRAAELEGVVSEFDGYTAEARAGALLLGAGIPTEQHNGPMSEVAPGWKLRVLLAQALFSNPDVLLLDEPTNNLDINTIRWLEEALNERESTMIIISHDRHFLNQVCTHVADVDYGEIRIYPGNYDDYMLAATQARARLLTDNAKAKERVAELQAFAQRFAANKSKSRQATSRLKLADKIKDNMVEVKPSSRQNPYIRFEMEDKQKLHRQAFEANNLSKSFDKPLIQSLSMIMEAGAKLAVIGGNGVGKSTLMKLLVSELGPDAGTVKWAEKAQLGYFAQDHEADFAEDITLFDWLKQWTQPGTDDQVVRGVLGKLLFSGDDVHKSVKVLSGGEKGRMLYGKLILENPNVLVMDEPTNHMDMESIESLNLALELYKGTLVFVSHDRQFVTSLATQILELNGDGTYTYYVGGYEDYLHSRGVEV